CGGAATAATAGTTGTCTTTCTTCACCAGTTCAAAAGTCCTCTAATCTATATTCTTCTTGCCGCGGCGTTTGTCTCTTTTTTATTAAATGACTATAAAGACGGTTTTTTCATTCTTGCAGTTGTTTTTCTAAACGCTTTTATCGGAATGTTTCAGGAGTGGAAGGCTGAGAAGAGTGCAACTAAGCTTCAAAGCCTTCTTCATATCACAACTACTGTCATAAGAGACGGAAAAGAACAGTATATTGATGCTGAAAACCTAATTCCCGGCGATTTGGTCTCTCTTGAATCAGGAAGTCGTGTTCCGGCTGATCTACGTCTTATACATGAGGCCAATCTTTTGATAGATGAATCACTTCTAACGGGTGAATCAGTTGGTGTTGAAAAAAAGCTTACAGTTCTAAAAGACGGTGAATCTATAAGCGAAATGAAAAATATGGTCTTTGGTGGAACTACTGTTTTAAACGGAAGAGGCAGGGGAATTGTAGTTGCAACAGGTCTTAAAACCGAAGTTGGAATTATTGCAAAGAGTGTTTCATCAGAAGAAGCCTCCAAACCCCCGCTTCTTATTCGTATGGAAAAATTTTCAAGGGATATTGGAATTTTAGTCATACTGGCATGTTTTTTGATGGCGTCTGTTATGCTTTATAATGGAACAGGCTTTACAGATGTGTTCTTCTTCGCAGTTGCCCTTTCAGTCTCGGCAATTCCTGAAGGACTGCCTGTTGCAATTACGGTTGCACTTTCGATTGCAACAACCCGTATGGGTGGGAAAAATGTAATTGTGCGGCGTCTTGCCGCCGTTGAGAGTCTTGGAAGCTGTACAATGATTGCAACTGACAAGACCGGAACACTGACTGTAAACGAACAGACTGTTAAAAGAATAATTTTGCCGGAAGGAGATATCTATGATGTATCAGGCGCAGGATATACAGGTTTTGGAGAAATTTATCCTGCCGGAGAAGATAAAGAGAGCTTTGATTTTTCCTCAGATAAGAACAGGGGTGTTCTTCAAAACCTGGCTTTGACAGGGGTTATCTGCAATGAGGGAAGTCTTTACAAAGAAGGCGATTCATGGATCATACATGGCGATTCAATGGATGTTGCCCTGCTTTCATTCTCATACAAAGCAGGAATTGATCCGGATTCTCTTTTAAACAGCATTGTCGTTGAAAAAACAGTTCCCTTTGAGCCTGAGAAACGCTACTCTGCTGTTTACTATACTGATAGTTCGGGTCAGTTAAAGATTGCAGTTAAAGGCGCATTTGAGGTAATATCAGAGTTTTGCAGTCATGTTGCAGTAAAAGACGCAAAAATGCTGATAAATAAAGAAGAGCTTGAATACCAGCTTCACTCTCTTGCAAAGGATGGTTATCGTGTCCTTGCTTTTGCAGAAGGTTGTATTGATGAGATGCCGAAAGGAAATCCCGGGTTGTCAGATGTAAAGCCGGACCTGGTATTTCAGGGCATAGCAGGCTTCATAGATCCCTTAAGGCCGGGTGTATTTGACGCAATAAAAAAATGCAGGGATGCAGGTGTTGAGGTCTCAATGATAACCGGAGATCATCCTGATACCGCACTTGCTATTGGAAAAGAGCTTGGTATTGCATCTGATGACTCTGTTGTGATGACTGGCAATGACCTTTTAGAGGCAGGAACGCCTGATCTTCCCATTTTTATAAAAAAATTAAAAAATGTGCGTATATTCGCCCGTGTAAACCCTCTTCAAAAACTGATGATTGTGGATACTATGGTTAAAAGCGGACATTTTGTTGCGGTTACCGGTGATGGTGTAAACGATGCTCCGGCCCTTAAAAAAGCAAATATCGGTGTTGCAATGGGTTCAGGAACAGACGTTGCAAAAGACACTTCGTCTATGATTATAACCGATGATGATTTCGCATCAATAGTCTCCGGAATAGAAGAGGGAAGATATGCATATGACAACATCAGGAAAGTTACGTATCTTTTGGTATCAACCGGATTTGCAGAGATA
The genomic region above belongs to Methanomicrobium antiquum and contains:
- a CDS encoding cation-translocating P-type ATPase: MNNKEAKKSISWHSLPIEDVYEKLATGTDGISDEEASERLKHYGKNSLPVKKPPGIIVVFLHQFKSPLIYILLAAAFVSFLLNDYKDGFFILAVVFLNAFIGMFQEWKAEKSATKLQSLLHITTTVIRDGKEQYIDAENLIPGDLVSLESGSRVPADLRLIHEANLLIDESLLTGESVGVEKKLTVLKDGESISEMKNMVFGGTTVLNGRGRGIVVATGLKTEVGIIAKSVSSEEASKPPLLIRMEKFSRDIGILVILACFLMASVMLYNGTGFTDVFFFAVALSVSAIPEGLPVAITVALSIATTRMGGKNVIVRRLAAVESLGSCTMIATDKTGTLTVNEQTVKRIILPEGDIYDVSGAGYTGFGEIYPAGEDKESFDFSSDKNRGVLQNLALTGVICNEGSLYKEGDSWIIHGDSMDVALLSFSYKAGIDPDSLLNSIVVEKTVPFEPEKRYSAVYYTDSSGQLKIAVKGAFEVISEFCSHVAVKDAKMLINKEELEYQLHSLAKDGYRVLAFAEGCIDEMPKGNPGLSDVKPDLVFQGIAGFIDPLRPGVFDAIKKCRDAGVEVSMITGDHPDTALAIGKELGIASDDSVVMTGNDLLEAGTPDLPIFIKKLKNVRIFARVNPLQKLMIVDTMVKSGHFVAVTGDGVNDAPALKKANIGVAMGSGTDVAKDTSSMIITDDDFASIVSGIEEGRYAYDNIRKVTYLLVSTGFAEIILFTLALFAGLPLPLIAVQLLWLNLVTNGIQDVFLAFEKGEPETMKRKPRDPKESVFNSLMIQESVLSGMVIGLIAFSVYFWLMSEGFDEFSARSILVLLMVLLENFHALNCRSEYHSVFGVPLKNNYYLIFGIIFAQGIHILAMMTPFMQDLLGISPVNLETWFVLLAISSLILVVMELFKFFKFRLIKSSQVYKNPVP